Proteins encoded together in one Marmota flaviventris isolate mMarFla1 chromosome Y, mMarFla1.hap1, whole genome shotgun sequence window:
- the LOC114106844 gene encoding F-box-like/WD repeat-containing protein TBL1X, producing MSITSDEVNFLVYRYLQESGFSHSAFTFGIESHISQSNINGTLVPPAALISILQKGLQYVEAEISINEDGTVFDGRPIESLSLIDAVMPDVVQTRQQAFREKLAQQQQANAAAAAAAATATATATATAATPAPAAVSQQNPPKNGEATVNGEENGAHAINNHSKPMEIDGDVEIPPNKATVLRGHESEVFICAWNPVSDLLASGSGDSTARIWNLNENSNGGSTQLVLRHCIREGGHDVPSNKDVTSLDWNSDGTLLATGSYDGFARIWTEDGNLASTLGQHKGPIFALKWNKKGNYILSAGVDKTTIIWDAHTGEAKQQFPFHSAPALDVDWQNNTTFASCSTDMCIHVCRLGCDRPVKTFQGHTNEVNAIKWDPSGMLLASCSDDMTLKIWSMKQDTCVHDLQAHSKEIYTIKWSPTGPATSNPNSNIMLASASFDSTVRLWDVERGVCIHTLTKHQEPVYSVAFSPDGKYLASGSFDKCVHIWNTQSGSLVHSYRGTGGIFEVCWNARGDKVGASASDGSVCVLDLRK from the exons GTTTCTCCCACTCGGCCTTCACGTTTGGGATCGAGAGCCACATCAGCCAGTCCAACATCAACGGGACACTAGTGCCGCCGGCTGCCCTCATCTCCATCCTTCAGAAGGGACTGCAGTATGTGGAGGCCGAGATCAGCATCAACGAG GATGGCACGGTGTTCGACGGCCGCCCCATAGAGTCCCTGTCCCTGATCGACGCCGTGATGCCCGACGTGGTGCAGACGCGGCAGCAGGCGTTCAGGGAGAAGCTCGCGCAGCAGCAGCAGGCCAACGCCGCCGCTGCAGCCGCTGCAGCCACGgccaccgccaccgccaccgccaccgcAGCCACCCCAGCCCCCGCAGCCGTTTCCCAGCAAAACCCACCAAAGAATGGAGAGGCCACGGTGAACGGGGAGGAGAACGGCGCGCACGCAATAA ATAACCATTCGAAACCAATGGAAATAGATGGGGATGTTGAAATTCCACCCAACAAAGCCACAGTCCTTAGGGGCCATGAGTCCGAGGTGTTCATTTGTGCCTGGAATCCTGTCAGCGATCTCCTAGCTTCTGG ATCCGGAGACTCGACCGCCAGGATATGGAACCTTAATGAGAACAGCAACGGGGGCTCCACACAGTTGGTGCTGAGGCACTGTATTCGGGAAGGGGGACACGACGTCCCAAGCAACAAGGATGTGACCTCGCTGGACTGGAAC AGCGATGGGACACTATTGGCTACAGGTTCCTATGACGGCTTTGCAAGAATATGGACGGAAGATG GTAACCTGGCCAGCACCTTAGGGCAGCACAAAGGCCCCATCTTTGCCTTGAAGTGGAACAAAAAGGGGAACTATATTCTGAGTGCTGGTGTGGACAAA ACAACCATCATCTGGGACGCCCACACAGGAGAAGCCAAGCAGCAGTTCCCCTTCCACTCAG CCCCCGCTCTGGACGTGGACTGGCAGAACAACACTACCTTTGCCTCCTGTAGCACGGACATGTGCATCCATGTGTGCAGGCTCGGCTGTGACCGCCCAGTCAAAACCTTCCAAGGGCACACA AATGAGGTCAACGCCATCAAGTGGGATCCTTCAGGAATGCTGCTAGCGTCCTGCTCTGATGACATGACATTAAAG ATCTGGAGTATGAAGCAAGACACGTGTGTCCATGATCTTCAGGCTCACAGCAAAGAGATCTACACCATCAAGTGGAGTCCCACGGGACCAGCCACCAGCAACCCAAACTCCAACATCATGTTAGCAAG TGCTTCGTTCGATTCTACGGTCCGACTGTGGGATGTGGAGCGGGGCGTTTGTATCCACACACTAACCAAACATCAGGAACCTGTCTACAGTGTAGCCTTCAGTCCTGATGGCAAATACTTGGCCAGTGGCTCCTTTGACAAGTGTGTCCATATCTGGAATACTCAG AGTGGAAGTCTCGTCCACAGCTACCGGGGCACAGGTGGCATCTTCGAGGTGTGCTGGAACGCTCGAGGAGACAAAGTGGGCGCCAGTGCGTCCGATGGCTCT GTGTGTGTGTTAGATCTGCGGAAGTAA